Proteins from a genomic interval of Salvia hispanica cultivar TCC Black 2014 unplaced genomic scaffold, UniMelb_Shisp_WGS_1.0 HiC_scaffold_209, whole genome shotgun sequence:
- the LOC125198714 gene encoding LOW QUALITY PROTEIN: SWI/SNF complex component SNF12 homolog (The sequence of the model RefSeq protein was modified relative to this genomic sequence to represent the inferred CDS: inserted 2 bases in 1 codon) → MAANSNNLQKNIGGSSPFGNSMPVNPSLQQQLGSGFPXGQFQFSEAQAQALAQAQAQSKAQAQAQVQAHAHAQMMAAHAHLQAQLQAAQGLAFNQAHPGGMGSLGSQSPSLSGAGSMGAKRFPQKPPARPPSFLPSNVASPMRPMDASAAARRKKQKLPEKQLHERVAAILPESALYTQLLEFESRVDAALTRKKIDIQDALKTPTYLQKTLRIYVFNTFANQIRTIPKKPNAEPPTWTLKIIGRILEEGMDADQAAMMQKANPSYPKFSTFFKRVTITLDQKIYPDNHLIIWDSARSPAPHEGFEVKRKGDQEFTASIRLEMNYMPEKFKLSAPLTELLGIEVDTRSRIMAAIWHYVKARKLQCPDDPSSFNCDPPLQRVFGEGKVKFTAVTQKITPHLFPPQPIHLEHRIKLSGNSPVGTACYDVLVDVPFPIQRELNALLANTEKTKEIDACDEAICAAIRKIHEHRRRRAFFLGFSQSPVEFINALVDSQNKDLKLVSGEGSRNAEKERHSDFYNQPWVEDAVIRYLNRKLPADASGHT, encoded by the exons ATGGCCGCGAATAGCAACAATCTTCAAAAGAACATTGGGGGTTCGTCTCCTTTTGGGAATTCTATGCCTGTGAATCCATCACTGCAGCAGCAATTGGGGTCTGGATTTCC AGGCCAGTTTCAGTTTTCAGAAGCTCAGGCACAAGCGCTTGCTCAGGCTCAGGCTCAGTCGAAGGCACAGGCGCAAGCTCAGGTGCAGGCTCATGCCCATGCTCAAATGATGGCAGCTCACGCGCACCTGCAAGCTCAGTTACAAGCTGCTCAGGGGCTTGCGTTCAACCAGGCACATCCTGGAGGAATGGGGAGTTTGGGTTCACAATCTCCTTCTCTTTCAGGAGCTGGAAGCATGGGAGCCAAACGCTTCCCGCAAAAACCACCTGCTCGTCCACCGAGCTTTTTACCTTCTAACGTGGCCTCTCCAATGCGGCCAATGGATGCCTCAGCTGCTGCTCGTAGGAAAAAGCAGAAGCTCCCAGAGAAACAGTTACACGAAAGAGTTGCAGCTATTTTGCCAGAGTCTGCTCTTTACACTCAGCTCCTTGAGTTTGAGTCCCGAGTAGATGCTGCCTTGACAAGGAAGAAAATTGATATCCAAGATGCCCTAAAGACACCAACTTACCTTCAGAAAACCCTCCGTATATATGTCTTCAACACTTTTGCTAATCAGATCCGCACCATTCCTAAGAAACCAAATGCGGAGCCACCTACATGGACTCTTAAGATCATAGGGAGGATTTTGGAGGAGGGAATGGACGCTGACCAGGCAGCAATGATGCAAAAAGCAAACCCTTCTTATCCAAAGTTCTCCACATTTTTCAAGAGAGTTACCATCACCCTCGACCAGAAAATATACCCTGATAACCATTTAATTATATGGGATAGTGCTCGTTCACCTGCTCCTCACGAAGGTTTTGAGGTCAAGAGGAAAGGAGACCAAGAATTTACTGCAAGCATAAGACTAGAAATGAATTATATGCCCGAGAAGTTTAAACTTTCAGCACCTTTGACAGAGCTTTTAGGTATTGAGGTTGATACTCGTTCCAGAATTATGGCTGCAATATGGCATTATGTTAAGGCTCGGAAGTTGCAGTGCCCGGATGACCCCTCTTCTTTCAACTGTGATCCGCCACTTCAAAGAGTATTTGGGGAAGGCAAAGTCAAGTTCACAGCAGTCACACAAAAAATTACGCCCCATCTGTTTCCTCCACAGCCCATACATCTGGAGCACAGGATAAAACTTTCAGGTAATAGTCCTGTCGGAACTGCATGCTATGATGTATTGGTCGATGTACCCTTCCCGATACAGAGAGAATTGAATGCGTTGTTGGCCAACACTGAAAAGACAAAAGAGATAGATGCTTGTGACGAAGCAATTTGTGCTGCAATAAGAAAGATCCATGAGCACCGGAGGAGAAGGGCATTCTTCCTTGGATTTAGTCAGTCACCTGTAGAGTTTATTAATGCCCTTGTAGATTCTCAAAACAAGGATCTGAAGCTTGTTTCTGGAGAAGGTAGTCGCAATGCAGAAAAAGAGCGCCATTCTGATTTCTACAACCAACCATG GGTTGAAGATGCTGTCATTCGCTACCTCAACCGAAAGTTACCAGCAGATGCCTCTGGCCACACATAG
- the LOC125198716 gene encoding ATPase family AAA domain-containing protein FIGL1-like, protein MAGNATMAAAEASKPKVDGQPEVCWRTEVDHNLKRLQSLLFGADVALEKGDFGSAQALSLSLIGFLDSHSRSSVDEAFIRPIRREAVSRLGSARKASIPDSDRQAFAQAGKDIGPIFRNKAGIDLEKIKQSRYFRSLSQESCERTAYGLRKESAKQEGVKASKTLVQSKLTSLYGNGYKETNPNFMKDKHSEDCVVIEKNHSSHNFRQNHSMSPITIAEDGEGAYGVNFRTKRLHRESSSPRIENVKSPSCEEADVDAPGKGFVTARAKLVCSSCTELSSIFS, encoded by the exons ATGGCGGGAAATGCGACGATGGCTGCCGCGGAGGCGTCCAAACCGAAGGTCGACGGCCAACCGGAGGTGTGCTGGAGGACAGAAGTCGATCACAACCTCAAGCGGCTGCAATCGCTTCTATTTGGCGCGGACGTGGCTCTGGAGAAGGGCGATTTTGGCTCGGCGCAAGCGCTGTCCCTCTCGCTCATAGGCTTCCTCGACTCTCACTCGCGAAGTTCGGTAGATGAGGCCTTCATCCGACCTATCCGCCGCGAAGCCGTATCCAGGCTCGGCTCGGCTCGGAAAGCCTCCATTCCCGATTCCGATCG CCAAGCATTTGCGCAAGCAGGCAAAGATATAGGCCCTATATTTCGAAATAAGGCTGGTATTGACTTAGAGAAGATCAAGCAGTCGAGGTATTTCCGGTCACTTTCCCAAGAGTCATGTGAAAGAACTGCGTATGGATTG AGAAAAGAATCTGCCAAGCAGGAAGGTGTGAAAGCCTCAAAAACTCTTGTACAGTCAAAACTGACTTCCTTGTATGGAAATGGTTACAAAGAAACTAATCCAAATTTCATGAAAGATAAGCACTCTGAGGATTGTGttgttattgaaaaaaatcattcGAGTCACAACTTTCGGCAGAACCATTCTATGTCTCCCATCACTATAGCTGAGGATGGGGAAGGAGCTTATGGGGTTAATTTTAGGACCAAACGCTTACATCGGGAAAGTAGTAGTCCTAGAATTGAAAATGTAAAATCCCCGTCATGTGAAGAAGCTGATGTTGATGCTCCTGGTAAAGGATTTGTTACTGCTAGAGCAAAACTGGTATGCTCTTCATGTACTGAGCTATCTTCAATATTCTCTTGA
- the LOC125198710 gene encoding uncharacterized protein LOC125198710, with translation MQYLLTFTLGRRAQKNCTANASLVVSAPDSSAQFSLTLKYGKESWEVYGYHLGSWGGGESVNLVIESQDIDAEPESTCWPVVDAVMLSTVGSLKQGDDNLLPNGGFELGPAFPDFPNDGVLLDSEPSLIESALQQWTVTGTVKYIDAKNFFVPEGKAAVEIVSGVSAGVQTAKQLDQGSDYNLEFMLGDANDSCSGVLVVGVAAGSSAQNFTIQSNGTGSAKKYAMTFKGAGPSPTSISFHSYTTTQRDDGVFCGPVVDGVVLKVSSGHKTYMQFSFLMTVLLATVLKLGKLI, from the exons ATGCAGTACCTTTTAACGTTCACTTTGGGGAGGAGGGCTCAGAAGAACTGCACTGCCAACGCAAGCCTTGTGGTTTCCGCGCCGGATAGCTCTGCTCAGTTTTCGTTGACGCTGAAGTATGGGAAAGAATCGTGGGAGGTTTACGGGTATCATTTGGGGAGCTGGGGAGGTGGAGAGTCTGTAAACTTGGTTATAGAAAGTCAGGATATTGATGCAGAACCCGAATCCACGTGTTGGCCTGTTGTCGACGCGGTTATGTTGAGCACTGTGGGATCACTCAAGCAAGGGGATG ATAATCTGCTGCCAAATGGTGGATTTGAGCTAGGGCCAGCTTTCCCAGATTTTCCCAATGATGGAGTTCTATTGGATTCAGAACCAAGTCTGATTGAATCTGCTCTGCAGCAATGGACTGTAACAGGAACTGTTAAATACATAGACGCAAAAAACTTCTTTGTCCCAGAAGGAAAGGCTGCTGTTGAGATCGTATCAGGAGTCTCTGCAGGGGTGCAAACAGCTAAACAACTCGACCAAGGATCAGATTACAACTTGGAATTCATGCTGGGAGATGCAAACGACTCTTGCTCAGGAGTTCTTGTAGTAGGGGTTGCAGCAGGATCATCAGCGCAGAATTTCACAATCCAGAGCAACGGGACTGGTTCAGCCAAGAAATATGCAATGACATTCAAGGGTGCTGGGCCAAGTCCAACCTCAATAAGCTTCCATAGCTACACAACTACACAGAGAGACGATGGTGTATTCTGTGGCCCTGTCGTTGATGGTGTAGTTCTAAAAGTTTCTAGTGGGCACAAAACATATATGCAATTTTCCTTCCTAATGACTGTGCTACTTGCAACAGTTCTGAAATTAGGCAAGCTAATATAG